The Oceanisphaera avium genome includes a region encoding these proteins:
- a CDS encoding RecQ family ATP-dependent DNA helicase — protein sequence MNLQQTLQHYFGFSTLRPGQEQVINTIMSGQSAAAIFPTGSGKSLCYQLPAVLLPHLTLVISPLLALMQDQLAFLASKNIPAASIDSTQSFEKSRAVMQGVREGQIKVLMISVERLKNERFRNFISHVPISLLVVDEAHCISEWGHNFRPDYLKLPSYCQRLNIAQVLLLTATATPAVINDMQQKFKLAPDNVVITGFYRPNLYLDVLAVPEANKITTLIERLSLAPNEATIVYVTLQHTAEQVANQLSAAGIAAHAYHAGMDQDKRQALQQAFMSGEIPCMVATIAFGMGVDKANIRHVFHYDLPKSIENYSQEIGRAGRDGHAAHCTLLGNLAGLTVLENFVYGDTPEPSAIRTLLEYIPRDGQPWEIMALRLANECNIRLLPLRTLLVYLELNHILEAQYSYYADYRFKFISSKEEILARFNPERQAFLRSVFQGSPQARTWCQVDFDAIWQQGAGERSRVVSALDYLDEHGLISLESKQMVEVYRVVTPHFEIAAEAARLTQLFSQKEHSEITRIQEMVDFFESNECLSHHLARYFGDTHAPRACGHCSVCTHHQPTSLPKPQLAQLPARSQLQQWCQPLQTASSAPLSAHTLTCFLSGISTPLLNKLKAKQQVGFGKLEQYRFYDIRRALEEPASM from the coding sequence ATGAATTTACAGCAGACCTTACAACACTACTTTGGTTTTTCTACTTTACGTCCCGGCCAAGAGCAAGTCATTAACACCATTATGAGCGGTCAGTCAGCGGCGGCAATTTTTCCTACTGGCTCGGGTAAATCACTGTGTTATCAGCTCCCTGCTGTATTATTACCGCATTTAACGCTGGTTATTTCCCCCTTGTTAGCGCTAATGCAAGATCAATTAGCGTTTTTGGCCAGCAAAAATATTCCTGCTGCCAGCATCGACTCTACTCAAAGTTTTGAAAAAAGCCGTGCTGTTATGCAAGGCGTACGCGAGGGGCAAATTAAAGTATTAATGATCTCGGTAGAGCGATTAAAAAACGAGCGCTTTCGAAATTTCATTAGCCACGTCCCCATTTCCTTGCTGGTAGTAGATGAAGCACACTGTATTTCTGAGTGGGGCCATAACTTTCGACCCGATTATTTAAAACTGCCTAGCTATTGCCAGCGTCTTAATATTGCTCAGGTACTCTTGCTCACCGCGACTGCTACTCCAGCCGTGATTAATGATATGCAGCAAAAATTTAAGCTGGCACCTGATAACGTGGTGATCACGGGATTTTATCGGCCTAACCTTTACTTAGACGTATTAGCGGTGCCAGAGGCAAATAAAATTACCACCTTAATTGAGCGGCTATCTTTAGCGCCTAATGAAGCCACTATTGTGTATGTCACTTTACAACACACCGCAGAGCAAGTGGCTAACCAATTAAGCGCTGCCGGCATTGCCGCTCACGCTTATCATGCGGGTATGGATCAAGATAAGCGCCAAGCTCTACAGCAGGCGTTTATGAGCGGTGAAATCCCTTGTATGGTGGCTACTATTGCTTTTGGCATGGGGGTCGATAAAGCTAATATTCGCCACGTATTTCACTATGACTTGCCCAAGTCGATTGAAAACTACAGCCAAGAAATTGGCCGAGCAGGACGCGATGGTCACGCCGCTCATTGCACCTTATTAGGCAATTTAGCCGGCTTAACCGTGCTAGAAAACTTTGTCTATGGCGACACCCCTGAGCCCAGTGCCATTAGAACTTTATTAGAATATATTCCGCGTGATGGCCAGCCGTGGGAGATCATGGCACTAAGACTGGCTAATGAGTGCAATATACGCCTATTACCTTTGCGTACTTTGCTGGTGTATTTAGAGCTTAACCATATTTTAGAAGCTCAATATAGTTATTACGCCGATTACCGCTTTAAGTTTATCTCTTCTAAAGAAGAGATCTTGGCGCGCTTTAACCCAGAGCGCCAAGCTTTTTTGCGCAGTGTATTTCAAGGCTCGCCGCAGGCTAGAACGTGGTGCCAAGTCGACTTTGACGCTATTTGGCAACAAGGCGCTGGGGAGCGTTCTCGGGTGGTTAGCGCGCTAGATTATCTAGATGAACACGGGCTTATTAGCCTTGAAAGTAAGCAAATGGTGGAAGTGTATCGCGTTGTTACACCTCATTTTGAAATAGCGGCAGAGGCGGCACGTTTAACACAATTATTTAGCCAAAAAGAACACAGTGAAATAACGCGCATTCAGGAAATGGTAGATTTCTTTGAAAGCAATGAGTGCTTAAGTCATCACTTAGCTCGCTACTTTGGTGACACTCACGCCCCTCGTGCTTGCGGCCATTGTTCTGTGTGTACGCACCATCAGCCCACTTCCTTGCCAAAACCTCAGCTAGCGCAACTGCCGGCTCGTTCACAATTACAGCAATGGTGTCAGCCTTTACAAACGGCCAGCTCTGCACCACTCAGTGCTCATACCTTAACGTGCTTTTTATCCGGTATTAGCACGCCTTTGCTAAATAAATTAAAGGCCAAACAACAAGTGGGTTTTGGTAAATTAGAGCAGTATCGTTTTTATGATATTCGCCGTGCCTTAGAAGAGCCCGCCTCTATGTAG
- the pyrB gene encoding aspartate carbamoyltransferase, with amino-acid sequence MANPLYQKHIISISDFSRSELELIIDTAVKLKTQPYPELLKGQVVASCFFEASTRTRLSFETAIQRLGGSVIGFSDSTSTSLAKKGETLADSVKVISSYGDAFVMRHPQEGAARLASEFSSVPVINAGDGSNQHPTQTLLDLFTIYETQGTLQGLTIAFVGDLKYGRTVHSLTQALSLFGCKFYFIAPQALSMPDYLCDELSDKGINFEICDSMEEVMDEIDILYMTRVQKERFDETEYVHVASKYVLTPEVLEGAKDSLKILHPLPRIDEIAIEVDDTPYAYYFEQAENGVYARQALLALVLNENI; translated from the coding sequence ATGGCAAATCCTTTATATCAAAAGCACATTATCTCAATTTCTGACTTCTCTCGCTCCGAGCTTGAGTTGATCATAGACACCGCTGTAAAACTTAAAACTCAACCTTATCCTGAGCTATTAAAAGGCCAAGTAGTGGCGAGCTGTTTTTTTGAAGCCTCTACCCGCACTCGGCTTTCTTTTGAAACCGCCATTCAGCGCTTAGGTGGCTCTGTGATTGGTTTTTCTGATAGCACCAGCACCTCCTTAGCTAAAAAAGGCGAAACACTGGCTGACTCCGTAAAAGTGATCAGTTCTTATGGCGACGCCTTTGTTATGCGCCACCCCCAAGAAGGCGCGGCACGACTCGCCTCTGAGTTTTCTTCAGTGCCGGTGATTAATGCAGGAGATGGCTCAAACCAACATCCCACCCAAACGCTGCTCGACTTATTTACCATTTATGAAACCCAAGGCACGCTGCAAGGCTTAACCATCGCGTTTGTGGGTGACCTTAAATACGGACGCACCGTGCACTCGCTTACCCAAGCTTTAAGCTTATTTGGCTGTAAGTTCTATTTTATTGCGCCACAAGCCTTATCGATGCCAGATTACTTATGTGATGAGCTGAGCGATAAAGGCATTAACTTCGAAATTTGCGACAGCATGGAAGAAGTCATGGATGAAATTGATATTTTATATATGACGCGGGTGCAAAAAGAGCGCTTTGATGAAACAGAATACGTGCATGTGGCTTCTAAATATGTGCTGACGCCTGAAGTATTAGAGGGCGCAAAAGATAGCTTAAAAATATTACACCCGCTGCCGCGCATCGATGAAATAGCGATAGAAGTGGATGACACGCCTTATGCTTATTATTTTGAGCAAGCAGAAAATGGCGTCTATGCGCGCCAAGCACTGCTGGCGTTGGTGTTGAACGAAAATATATGA
- the rimI gene encoding ribosomal protein S18-alanine N-acetyltransferase — MSLLFRALTPEDLAAMQALENQAHTHPWTRQTLASSFGARYFTGSLWTAATSLEPKGTLQGYFVADKVLDESTLMNICVAPSAQRQGLGRQLMTHYLRLCRERDITQHWLEVRASNIGAQALYAAMDYQEYSVRHDYYPTAKGWEDAVLMAFKVYD; from the coding sequence ATGTCATTGCTATTTAGAGCACTTACCCCCGAAGACTTAGCGGCGATGCAGGCGCTAGAAAATCAAGCTCATACTCACCCTTGGACTCGCCAAACGCTAGCCAGTAGCTTTGGTGCACGCTACTTTACTGGCTCGCTATGGACAGCCGCGACCTCGCTCGAGCCAAAAGGCACCCTACAGGGCTATTTTGTAGCTGACAAAGTACTAGATGAAAGTACCTTAATGAATATCTGTGTGGCTCCCAGCGCCCAGCGCCAAGGGCTAGGTCGTCAATTAATGACTCATTATTTACGCTTGTGTCGCGAGCGCGATATTACTCAACACTGGTTAGAGGTACGCGCATCTAATATCGGTGCCCAAGCCTTATATGCCGCCATGGATTATCAAGAATATAGTGTGCGCCATGATTATTATCCCACGGCAAAGGGCTGGGAAGATGCAGTGTTAATGGCGTTTAAGGTGTACGACTAG
- the pntB gene encoding Re/Si-specific NAD(P)(+) transhydrogenase subunit beta, with amino-acid sequence MSHGVVTAAYIVAAVLFIMSLAGLSKQESAKSGNWYGIAGMAIALVATIFNPAVTGIGWVLLAMIIGAAIGIRLALKVEMTQMPELIAILHSFVGLAAMFVGFNTYMEYQPMVGAMLNIHNIEIFLGVFIGAVTFTGSLVAFGKLRGSISSKPLQLPHRHKLNLLALILSALLLIWFVQAEGSTFPLFVMTAIALAFGWHLVASIGGADMPVVISMLNSYSGWAAAAAGFMLSNDLLIVTGALVGSSGAILSYIMCQAMNRSFVSVIAGGFGADIVTTDNEQDEQGECKEVSAQDVTEILKNSDSVIITPGYGMAVAQAQYPVAELVAKLQAAGIKVRFGIHPVAGRLPGHMNVLLAEAKVSYDIVLEMEEINDDFASTDTVLVIGANDTVNPSAAEDPSSPIAGMPVLEVWKAQQVVVFKRSMSTGYAGVQNPLFYRDNSVMLFGDAKDSVDKILKSW; translated from the coding sequence ATGTCACATGGAGTTGTAACTGCCGCCTATATAGTGGCCGCCGTGCTGTTTATTATGAGCTTGGCTGGGTTATCTAAACAAGAGTCGGCTAAGTCGGGTAATTGGTACGGTATTGCCGGTATGGCTATCGCTTTAGTGGCGACTATCTTTAATCCTGCCGTCACCGGAATTGGCTGGGTCTTGCTGGCCATGATTATTGGGGCTGCTATTGGTATTCGCTTAGCGCTAAAAGTTGAAATGACGCAAATGCCCGAGCTGATTGCTATTTTGCACAGCTTTGTCGGACTTGCGGCCATGTTTGTGGGCTTTAACACCTATATGGAATATCAGCCCATGGTGGGCGCCATGCTCAATATTCATAATATTGAGATATTTTTAGGCGTCTTTATTGGTGCTGTTACCTTTACTGGCTCCCTTGTTGCCTTTGGTAAATTACGCGGCTCAATTTCTTCTAAGCCGTTGCAATTGCCGCACCGCCATAAGCTTAATTTATTGGCGCTGATTTTATCTGCCCTATTATTAATCTGGTTTGTACAGGCAGAGGGCTCGACCTTCCCACTGTTTGTGATGACAGCGATTGCACTCGCCTTTGGTTGGCATTTGGTGGCCAGTATTGGCGGTGCCGATATGCCAGTGGTGATCTCCATGCTTAACTCTTATTCAGGTTGGGCAGCGGCGGCGGCAGGTTTTATGTTGTCTAATGACTTGCTGATTGTCACCGGTGCTTTAGTGGGTTCAAGTGGTGCCATTCTCTCTTATATTATGTGCCAAGCCATGAATCGCTCTTTTGTTTCTGTCATTGCCGGTGGTTTTGGCGCCGATATCGTTACCACAGATAATGAACAAGATGAGCAAGGCGAGTGCAAAGAAGTGAGCGCGCAAGACGTCACTGAGATATTAAAAAACTCCGACTCGGTGATCATTACTCCAGGCTATGGCATGGCGGTGGCTCAAGCTCAGTATCCTGTAGCCGAGCTGGTTGCTAAGTTACAAGCGGCGGGAATAAAGGTACGCTTTGGCATTCATCCGGTGGCGGGGCGTTTGCCAGGACACATGAACGTACTGCTAGCAGAAGCGAAAGTGTCTTATGACATAGTGCTGGAAATGGAGGAAATTAACGACGACTTTGCAAGCACTGATACTGTATTAGTGATTGGTGCGAATGACACCGTTAATCCGTCTGCGGCAGAAGATCCCAGTAGCCCGATTGCTGGCATGCCAGTACTGGAGGTTTGGAAAGCGCAGCAGGTAGTGGTATTTAAACGCTCCATGAGCACTGGCTATGCAGGCGTGCAAAATCCGCTATTTTATCGTGATAACAGCGTTATGCTCTTTGGTGATGCCAAAGATAGCGTCGATAAAATTTTAAAATCTTGGTAA
- a CDS encoding 6,7-dimethyl-8-ribityllumazine synthase yields the protein MDQSLTKSIEFNARDQRIAFIHASWHTDILLNCLAGFRSQLSELGYDVDKIDVLAVPGAYEIPLQAKLLANSGQYSAIACSGLVVDGGIYRHDFVAQAVCSGLMQVQLETQIPVLTAILTPHHFHEHEEHKQYYSRHFVVKGQELASAADGAMRMTAQNKALTAS from the coding sequence ATGGATCAGAGCTTAACGAAATCAATTGAATTTAACGCACGCGACCAACGTATTGCCTTTATTCATGCCTCTTGGCACACCGATATTCTGTTAAATTGTTTAGCTGGCTTTCGCTCACAGCTTAGCGAGCTTGGCTATGACGTAGACAAGATTGATGTGCTTGCCGTACCCGGTGCCTATGAAATTCCTCTACAAGCTAAGTTGCTTGCTAACAGCGGCCAATATAGTGCAATTGCTTGTAGTGGCTTAGTGGTCGATGGCGGCATTTATCGTCATGACTTTGTGGCTCAAGCAGTGTGTAGTGGCCTAATGCAAGTGCAGCTAGAAACACAAATCCCCGTGCTTACTGCTATTTTAACACCGCATCATTTTCATGAGCATGAAGAGCATAAACAATATTATAGCCGCCACTTTGTAGTGAAAGGCCAAGAGCTGGCAAGTGCCGCCGATGGGGCCATGCGCATGACAGCCCAAAACAAGGCATTAACTGCTTCTTAA
- a CDS encoding Re/Si-specific NAD(P)(+) transhydrogenase subunit alpha: MLIAIPKETLIGETRVAASPKSVEQLRQLGFEVSIEQGAGLKASFEDSAYQAAGAELVSAEKVWQAEIIYKVNAPSPAEIEQLQAGTTLVSFIWPAQNPQLIEQLQAKGVTVLAMDMVPRISRAQSLDALSSMANIAGYRAVIEAAHEFGRFFTGQITAAGKVPPAKVLVIGAGVAGLAAIGAAGSLGAVVRAFDTRPEVKEQINSMGGEFLELDYQEDANSSDGYAKEMSQAFIDAEMALFMQQAKEVDIIITTALIPGRPAPTLITAEMVAQMKPGSVIVDLAAQNGGNCALTQPDKLFVTEHGVKIIGYTDLNGRLPTQSSTLYATNLVNLAKLLCKTKDGQIDVNFDDVVLRNMTVLKAGEVTFPPPSISVSATPKAKAMPIAPTERPAKPANNAKYYAAGIGALLFAWLAAVAPAEFLSHFTVFILACIVGYYVVWNVSHSLHTPLMSVTNAISGIIVVGALTQMGSGGFISVLAFIAILIASINVFGGFTVTHRMLKMFRKG, encoded by the coding sequence ATGTTAATCGCAATTCCAAAGGAAACCCTGATCGGGGAAACGCGTGTTGCGGCTTCCCCTAAGTCGGTTGAGCAACTGCGCCAACTGGGCTTTGAGGTAAGCATTGAACAAGGCGCCGGTCTTAAAGCCAGTTTTGAAGATAGCGCCTATCAAGCGGCGGGCGCAGAATTAGTGAGTGCCGAAAAAGTTTGGCAAGCTGAGATTATCTATAAAGTAAATGCGCCAAGCCCGGCGGAAATTGAACAGCTACAAGCGGGCACCACCTTAGTGAGCTTTATTTGGCCGGCACAAAATCCACAATTAATAGAACAATTACAAGCTAAAGGCGTGACTGTATTAGCGATGGATATGGTGCCGCGGATCTCGCGCGCACAATCGCTAGATGCGCTATCGTCAATGGCAAATATTGCCGGTTATCGGGCAGTGATTGAAGCGGCACATGAATTTGGACGGTTTTTTACGGGCCAAATTACCGCCGCTGGCAAGGTACCACCGGCTAAAGTGCTGGTGATAGGCGCCGGTGTTGCCGGCTTGGCCGCCATCGGGGCTGCAGGCTCATTAGGCGCTGTGGTGCGCGCCTTTGATACCCGTCCTGAAGTAAAAGAACAAATCAACTCCATGGGCGGTGAGTTTTTGGAGTTGGACTACCAAGAAGACGCCAATTCTAGCGATGGCTATGCCAAAGAAATGAGCCAAGCCTTTATTGATGCCGAAATGGCGCTCTTTATGCAACAAGCGAAAGAAGTCGATATTATTATCACTACTGCGCTTATTCCTGGCCGACCGGCACCCACGCTAATTACCGCTGAGATGGTTGCGCAAATGAAGCCAGGCTCGGTGATTGTCGACCTTGCCGCGCAAAATGGAGGTAACTGTGCGCTTACTCAGCCTGATAAACTCTTTGTTACTGAGCATGGCGTTAAAATAATTGGTTATACGGATCTTAATGGCCGCTTACCTACTCAGTCTTCTACCTTATATGCCACCAACCTGGTCAATCTTGCCAAGCTACTTTGTAAAACTAAAGATGGCCAAATTGACGTTAACTTTGATGATGTGGTGCTGCGCAATATGACAGTGCTTAAAGCTGGCGAAGTTACCTTTCCTCCTCCGAGTATTAGCGTCTCTGCGACGCCAAAAGCGAAAGCGATGCCAATTGCGCCTACAGAGCGCCCCGCCAAGCCTGCCAATAATGCTAAATATTATGCCGCCGGCATCGGCGCCTTATTATTTGCCTGGTTAGCCGCGGTGGCACCGGCGGAATTTTTATCCCACTTTACGGTGTTTATCTTAGCCTGCATTGTGGGCTACTACGTGGTGTGGAACGTTTCTCACTCGCTGCACACGCCGTTAATGTCGGTAACGAATGCGATTTCGGGCATTATTGTGGTGGGTGCATTAACACAAATGGGCAGCGGCGGCTTTATTAGTGTATTGGCGTTCATTGCCATCTTAATTGCTTCTATTAACGTGTTTGGCGGCTTTACCGTTACGCACCGGATGCTAAAAATGTTTAGGAAGGGCTAA
- a CDS encoding Nramp family divalent metal transporter — protein MAQAISETKAGSRSLGHYMQVLGPGILGAAAAIGGSHLVASTQAGAIYGWQLVGLILLVNVLKYPFFQIGARYTMAADETLIQGYDRIGRGYLYLFSVLNVVASVISTAGVAMLCGSILGLFIGDSLTVTQLSMIVLTGSLIFLLTGHYKTLDKVTKWIIVGLAIATIAAVCLALNKGGVAPADFISPSPWNLASVGFLVALMGWMPAPIELSTWNSVWLRQKKALNKNLDYQDALVDFNVGYFTSTLLALAFVALGALVLHGSGISLASSGIGFAHQLVDVYASVMGEWSRWLIASIAFLCMFSTTVTVLDGYSRAISECFVQFSQPQGSGPTGTGSRFTYPLMIAMGIISAFIIMFFKGALLAMLEFAMISAFISALVFAWLNYRLMHLSVVPERHRLGLGMRVLSWLGILFFAGFNLLFGYWYLLVK, from the coding sequence ATGGCACAGGCAATCAGTGAAACTAAAGCCGGCTCGCGCAGTCTCGGTCATTATATGCAAGTCTTAGGCCCCGGTATTTTAGGCGCGGCAGCAGCCATTGGTGGCTCTCATCTAGTGGCCTCTACCCAAGCGGGTGCTATTTATGGCTGGCAATTAGTGGGCTTAATTTTATTAGTGAATGTGCTTAAGTATCCTTTCTTTCAAATTGGTGCTCGCTACACCATGGCTGCCGATGAAACGCTTATTCAAGGTTATGATCGCATAGGCCGAGGCTACCTCTATTTATTTAGTGTGCTTAATGTAGTGGCTTCGGTGATTAGTACTGCTGGGGTGGCCATGTTATGTGGCAGTATTTTGGGCTTATTTATTGGCGATAGCTTAACGGTCACCCAGCTCAGCATGATAGTACTGACCGGCTCCTTAATATTTTTGCTTACGGGTCATTATAAAACACTCGATAAAGTCACTAAGTGGATTATAGTGGGCTTAGCCATCGCTACGATAGCGGCAGTGTGCCTAGCGCTAAATAAAGGTGGCGTAGCGCCTGCTGATTTTATCTCTCCTAGCCCGTGGAATTTAGCTTCGGTAGGTTTTTTAGTCGCGCTAATGGGCTGGATGCCGGCGCCCATCGAGTTATCAACGTGGAACAGTGTGTGGTTGCGCCAGAAAAAAGCGCTAAATAAGAACCTAGACTACCAAGATGCGCTGGTGGATTTTAACGTGGGTTATTTTACCTCCACCTTATTAGCGCTGGCTTTTGTGGCGCTCGGCGCGCTGGTGTTACATGGCAGTGGTATTAGTCTGGCCAGCTCAGGCATTGGTTTTGCTCATCAACTAGTGGATGTGTATGCCAGCGTCATGGGCGAGTGGAGCCGCTGGCTGATCGCTTCTATCGCTTTTTTATGTATGTTTTCTACCACAGTCACCGTATTAGACGGCTATAGCCGTGCTATTAGTGAATGCTTTGTGCAATTTAGCCAACCGCAAGGCAGTGGCCCCACCGGTACAGGGAGTCGCTTTACTTATCCCTTAATGATTGCCATGGGCATTATTAGCGCTTTTATTATTATGTTTTTTAAAGGCGCCTTATTAGCCATGCTCGAGTTTGCCATGATTTCGGCCTTTATTAGTGCTTTGGTTTTTGCTTGGCTAAATTATCGATTAATGCATTTATCTGTAGTGCCCGAGCGCCATCGTTTAGGCTTAGGAATGCGCGTATTAAGTTGGCTGGGTATTTTGTTCTTTGCCGGTTTCAATTTATTATTTGGCTATTGGTATTTGTTGGTAAAGTAA
- a CDS encoding LemA family protein: MEIILIIVVIAIIVWFIAAYNNFVKLIEAVHNSEKEISVQLDRRGKVFDSLIATVNRYLEHESEVFTQVTALRAKTLDPSASPHAVKQAQDDLSKMVSSGSINVAVESYPELKSDRNMRQLQEEIVSTENKLSFAKKAFNNAIERYNVAKGSFPSLIIPSLFSNLNHNFEYWSLDEATIKSEEARRVQF, translated from the coding sequence ATGGAAATCATTTTAATTATCGTCGTTATTGCCATCATAGTGTGGTTTATCGCCGCCTATAATAATTTTGTTAAGCTTATTGAGGCGGTACATAACTCAGAGAAAGAAATCTCAGTGCAATTAGATAGACGAGGTAAAGTGTTTGATAGTTTAATTGCGACCGTTAACCGCTACCTTGAGCATGAAAGTGAGGTATTTACGCAAGTGACGGCACTGCGGGCTAAAACGCTGGACCCTAGCGCGTCACCGCATGCGGTGAAACAAGCGCAAGATGACTTATCGAAAATGGTGAGCAGTGGCTCTATTAACGTCGCCGTAGAAAGTTATCCTGAGCTAAAGTCCGATCGTAATATGAGACAGCTGCAAGAAGAAATTGTGTCCACAGAAAATAAATTATCCTTTGCAAAGAAAGCCTTTAATAATGCCATAGAACGCTACAATGTGGCTAAGGGTAGTTTTCCAAGCCTGATTATTCCTAGTCTCTTTAGTAACCTTAATCATAACTTTGAGTATTGGTCTTTAGATGAAGCCACTATTAAAAGTGAAGAGGCCCGCCGCGTACAGTTTTAA
- the pyrI gene encoding aspartate carbamoyltransferase regulatory subunit — protein MMHKSQLQVEAIHNGTVIDHIPAGQGIKILRLFGLLHTKAKITVGLNLPSVALGSKDIIKVENVRLTSSQANQLALFAPDATVNLIEDFGVVEKLQLQLPERIEGIFSCPNSNCISHNEPVSSKFKVRAIKGQVRFRCSYCEKSFHQDFMTF, from the coding sequence ATGATGCACAAAAGCCAATTGCAAGTGGAAGCCATTCATAATGGCACCGTCATCGATCATATCCCAGCAGGCCAAGGCATAAAAATTTTACGGCTGTTTGGGTTATTACACACCAAAGCCAAAATTACCGTGGGCTTAAACTTACCCTCGGTAGCACTGGGCAGCAAAGACATTATAAAAGTGGAGAATGTTCGCTTAACTTCTTCCCAGGCCAACCAATTGGCGCTGTTTGCTCCAGATGCCACTGTAAATTTAATTGAAGACTTTGGCGTGGTGGAAAAGCTGCAGCTGCAATTACCCGAGCGCATTGAGGGCATTTTTTCTTGTCCTAACTCTAACTGCATCAGCCATAACGAGCCGGTTTCGAGTAAATTTAAAGTGCGCGCCATTAAGGGCCAAGTGCGCTTTCGCTGCAGCTACTGCGAAAAATCCTTCCATCAAGACTTTATGACGTTTTAA
- a CDS encoding M23 family metallopeptidase: protein MGVFRDVIQINKPLRLYKIMITSLIALLPKAVFSSLVIKLAPLLTAQLVIKRAVIVCLWGLLIVVQPAQAERYRYHDANRMVHYLDNHTFKIKPLPESGEEHAHNRNGVLMRIEERADGHYIWMLNRLNVAITLVPQFTQQHNVAIPVALQQALLLPASAETLIGKLAPKQAGDWHYQYGFSYLYGDQPAQNIQATVPNVHEPSVIEKTAAYFPPSQAPSLQNSSLNLSYRATQQRHVYYKSAHDLAAPVIGSYLIAQGFNGDFSHNKPATRYALDLALPVGTPLYASRAGVVVAAVDHHQGGGLDEKFRGKANHLRIRHSDGTVALYAHLKTGSIRVAKGEQVRLGQAIAASGNTGYTSGAHLHLALQVNKSGVMESIPFTLQGSQPIAGVWLTGNAWGAQ from the coding sequence ATGGGCGTGTTCAGGGATGTTATTCAAATAAATAAGCCGCTGCGTTTATATAAGATAATGATTACTTCGCTTATCGCATTATTACCTAAGGCTGTATTCTCTTCTTTAGTTATTAAGTTAGCGCCATTATTAACAGCGCAATTAGTCATAAAGCGCGCAGTCATTGTTTGTTTATGGGGGCTGCTAATAGTAGTACAACCTGCACAAGCTGAGCGCTATCGTTATCATGATGCGAATCGTATGGTGCATTATCTTGATAACCACACCTTTAAAATAAAGCCTTTGCCCGAAAGTGGTGAAGAGCACGCTCATAATCGTAATGGTGTGTTAATGCGCATTGAAGAGCGCGCAGACGGCCATTATATCTGGATGCTTAATCGGTTAAATGTCGCCATCACTCTCGTCCCTCAATTTACTCAGCAGCATAATGTGGCGATTCCGGTGGCGCTGCAGCAAGCGCTCTTGTTACCCGCCAGTGCGGAAACCTTAATTGGTAAGCTAGCGCCAAAGCAGGCGGGTGATTGGCATTATCAATATGGCTTTTCTTATTTATACGGTGACCAGCCTGCACAAAATATACAGGCCACTGTGCCTAACGTTCATGAGCCGAGTGTTATTGAAAAAACGGCGGCCTATTTTCCTCCTTCTCAGGCGCCTAGCTTACAAAACTCCAGTTTAAATTTAAGCTATCGGGCTACTCAACAGCGTCATGTTTATTATAAAAGCGCTCACGATTTAGCTGCGCCTGTTATTGGCTCCTACCTTATCGCTCAAGGCTTTAATGGTGATTTTAGCCATAATAAACCCGCCACTCGTTATGCGCTGGATTTGGCATTACCTGTGGGCACACCTTTGTATGCTAGCCGTGCTGGCGTAGTGGTAGCGGCCGTTGATCACCACCAAGGGGGAGGGTTAGATGAAAAGTTTAGAGGCAAAGCCAACCATCTGCGGATTCGTCATAGTGATGGCACAGTGGCGCTTTATGCTCATCTTAAAACAGGCTCAATACGCGTCGCTAAGGGCGAGCAAGTACGACTAGGCCAAGCCATTGCCGCCTCAGGCAATACAGGTTATACCTCAGGAGCGCATTTGCATTTGGCTCTACAGGTGAATAAGTCAGGCGTGATGGAGTCCATTCCTTTTACCTTACAAGGCAGCCAACCCATAGCGGGTGTATGGTTAACCGGTAATGCATGGGGCGCACAATAG